The genome window tgagaggatgtttcacctcatgggagagtctaggaccagagggcagagtctcGGGATAAAGGTGCGccattttaagactgagatgaggaggttttttctgtcagagggttgtgagtctttggaactccttgtcatggagagctgtgggggcagagtccttgtgtatatataAAGCtgtggtagatagatttttgatcaggaagggaatccagggaaaggacaggaaagttgacgtgaggaatgtcggattaGCCATGAttctactgaatggcggagcaggcttgaggggccgaacggcctactctTCTTATTTCCTATGGCCTTATGGTGAGCTGATGTAGGTTGTGTCACAGGATCAACAAAATTTGGTGCGAGTTTTGATCCAAAGCTTCAGAGGTTTAGATGATTTCAAGGTTACGGAGGGTGCATTGTGTGAGGttgacatggatgagggtttcagcagcagatgggttgAGTCGGGCTGgacaatgttatggaggtggcaGTAGGTCCGTGAGATAGAAAGAATATGAGGTTCAAACATGGAATCCTGGGAAAGATGTGTCCAAATCTGTGTTGTGATAACATGTTTAAGAACTTGAAGAGAAGGTTAGGACTTTGTAGATAGGTTGGTAGGAGAGAGGGGAGAAGAGTTGTTTGAGGagtgggtgaggacagatttGAATGGGAGGAGGGGAATACAGCAGCTGGAGATAGGAACCTGTTAACAGGAAGGGGGATGGGTGGCCAGACTTTTGATGGGAACATGGGTCAAAGACCAGGAgttgggtctcatggacaagatgagcctgGCGGAAGCATGAGAGAATATAGGAGAGAAGCTCAGGAAAGATATGAATCCGGGGGTAAGGAAGCAGGAGACTCTGAGGGTAAATTGTTTTGTTAGGCTCGGGGAGAGAAAAAAGTGACCGACTGAGGCAGCTGGTGGAGTGTAtttcacatttcatagaatccctacagtgcagaaggaggccatttggcccattgagtctgcaccgaccacaatcccatccaggcccttatccataatcccatgcatttatcctagctagtccccctgacactaaggggcaatttagcatggccaatcaacctaaccagcatgtctttcagactgtgggaagaaaccggagcacccggaggaaacccacgcagacacggggagaacgtgcagactccacacagacagtgacccgaggccgggaattgaactcgggtccctggcgctgtgaggcagcagtgctaaccactgtgccactatgccgcctctAGGGTGGCCTCCATCTTAGTAACAACTGCGTCCATGTTGGAGTAGCGGGCAGGAGGCAGTGGTTTGAGATGTTGTTTGAAAAGGGGTTGGGCTAAGAGTGGGGTGGTTATCTTTGCTTTCCAGGATGATCCAGTTTTGGTAAAGGACAGGAGGACTCTGTAATTCTCTATGTGCCAAATCTGGCAATGGATGGCTAAACCATTGACATTATAGTCTGCATTTTGTGGACTTAAGGGAGCAAAGTTTAGCCCAAGTTCCATCAAACCATCCTAACTCAGCCATGGTCTGTTAGTAACCTTTCATCTGGAGTACAGAGGTTGTAGATTTAAGTCCCTCAGAGACTCGTCTAGATTGAGgggttgctgcactgtcagaggtatcaTCTTACAGATAGGTTGTGAGACTGAGGCCCTTGCGGATCATCTGTGATGAAGAGTTGGGGTTTTCTTCCTGGTCTCCtgtccaacatttatccctcaacatctAAAACAGATGTTGTGACCCTTTCTTTCATTACTCTTTGCGGAaacttgctctgtgcaaattggccACTGTATTTCACCACAATCAAACTGTAACTGCacatgagtcatagaggtttacagcatggaatcaggccctgtggccctacttgtccatgccacccatttttcttttaaccactaagcgagtcccaattgctcacatttggcccatatccctctgtacccatcttacccacgtaactgtctaaatgctttttaaaagacaaaaattgtacccgcctctactattgcctctggcagctcgttccagccactcaccaccctctgtgtgaaaacattgcctctctggacacttttgtatctctcccctctcaccttaaacctatgccctctagttttagttctccctacctttgggaaaagatattgactatctagctgatctatgcccttcattcatagaatcatagaaagaatcatagaaagcctacagtacagaaagaggccattcggcccatcgagtctgcaccgaccacaatcccacccaggccctacctccatatccctacatatttacccactcatccctctaacctacgcatctcaggacacaaagggcaatttttagcatggccaatcaacctaacccgcacatctttggactgtgggaggcaaccggagcacccggaggaaacccacacagacacgaggggaatgtgtcccacacagacagtgacccgagccgggaatcgaacccaggtccctggagctgtgaagcagcagtattaaccactgtgctaccgtgccgccctattttatagacctctttcagatcacccctaagtcttgtatgctccagagaaaaaagtcccagtctgtccaacctctcctcataactcaagccatcaagtcccaggagcagatgtttttttaaaaatggctaatccatctagcttAGACCTCTTGGGACAttagagggcaatttagcactgtcacgccacctaacctgctcatctttggatctAGGATTTGTTTGACTGGACAGTCACAATAGAAACTCTGTAAAGCTTGGCTAACATTGTCCTAATCTCCCATCTTCTGTCCCTTTAAGGTCCACCATGTTGACCAGTATAACCGATGGGATCATGTGCTGCATCACTGGCCGAACTCTGAATGTGGTGGGAGCCATTGACAGCGTGGAGTCCAGCGACGGTTACGATTACATTGAGGTGAAGCCTGGCCGGGTCCTGCGAGTCAAACACATTGTGCCCAGCCGACCACCAACAGAGGAGGAGAAGAAGGAGAAAgcagtggtggaggaggagggggaggaagaggaggcatCCGGTAAAGGCGTGGTGCACTGCAAGCGCAAGATTTCGGTCTATCGCAACGGACAGGTGGTGATCGAGAACCTCGGCGATGTCATTCGTTCCGAGATCCTGCACTGCCAGAACGGTAACACTGACCCCAGCAGCACGGTGGAGATTGAACTCTCCGACGCAAACGCCACATCACCCCAGGCCAACAGCACCGGCACCTGCGCCAACGGCGGGGCCGTCCCGGAGCAGGGCACGGCTAAGCGGCGCAAGCGGAAACCAAAAAAGACGGTGGTGATCGACTGCAAGAAGCGAATCACGAGCTGCAAGGGCACCCACGCAGACGTGGCGCTCTTCTTCATCCATGGTGTGGGTGGCTCGCTGGACATTTGGAAAGAGCAGCTGGATTTTTTCAGCAAGCTGGGATACGAGGTGGTGGCCCCGGATCTTGCTGGACACGGCTCCAGCACTGCGCCAAAGATTGGCGCTGCTTACACTTTCTACGCCCTAGCGGAGGATATGAGAGCCATCTTCAAGCGCTACGGGAAGAAACGCAATATCCTGATTGGACACTCTTATGGGTATGTTTAGAAAAACCCGTTTACCTTCAGTGGGTTAATTCGCCAATTGatgttagaatagaatccctacagtgcagaagaagtccatcgagtctgcacccactctctgacagtgcatcttacccaggctctctcccagccctaaccccgtaaccctgcgcatttagcaTGGGCTTTTCCACCTAAcctttttttatccattcatgggacatgggcgttgctggctggccagcatttattgcccatccctagttgcctttggcaggcagttgagagtcaaccacattgctgtggctctggagtcacaggtaggccagaccaggtaaggacggcagatttccttccctcaaggacattagtgaaccaaataggtttttccaacaatcgacaatggtttcgtggtcatcagtggatatttaattccagatattttttattgcattcaaattgcaccatttgccgtggcgggatttgaacccaggtccccagaacattagctgagtttctggattaatagtccagcgatataataccactacgccatcaccttcctgcacgtctttggactgtgggaggaaaccggaacacccggaggaaacccacacagacatggggagaatgtgcaacatccacctagacagtcacccgaggctggaatcgaacccgggtccctggtgctgtgaggcagcagtgctaaccactgtgccaccatgttagtGCTATGTCACACTGAGTCTTTACAGAGGTAGTGAGAGGGGGAGTTGCCCATAAGAGGGCTGTTTTTGCCTCAGTGCCCGGAGGCATAGGCATAATGTAGTCAGCTGATGAtctgttctttatcattccccttGGCACCAAACACAAACTCCACCCCATCACCCACGTCACATGTCAGCACAGGATCACTCTCAACTATggttcggggtggcacagtggcacagcggttagcactgctgcctcacagcaccagggacccgggtttgattcccagcttgggtcactgtctgtgtggactttgcacattctccccatgtctgcatgggttttctccaggtgctccagtttcctcccacagtccaaagatgtgcgggttaggttgattggccatgctaaattgccctttagtgtcagaaggattagcagggtaa of Mustelus asterias chromosome 26, sMusAst1.hap1.1, whole genome shotgun sequence contains these proteins:
- the abhd8a gene encoding protein ABHD8 is translated as MRSTMLTSITDGIMCCITGRTLNVVGAIDSVESSDGYDYIEVKPGRVLRVKHIVPSRPPTEEEKKEKAVVEEEGEEEEASGKGVVHCKRKISVYRNGQVVIENLGDVIRSEILHCQNGNTDPSSTVEIELSDANATSPQANSTGTCANGGAVPEQGTAKRRKRKPKKTVVIDCKKRITSCKGTHADVALFFIHGVGGSLDIWKEQLDFFSKLGYEVVAPDLAGHGSSTAPKIGAAYTFYALAEDMRAIFKRYGKKRNILIGHSYGVSFCTFLAHEYPDQVHKVVMINGGGPTALEPSLCSIFNLPTCVLHCLSPCLVWSFLKAAFARQGAKEKQMLKEGNAFKVTSFVLRAMMSGQYWPEGDEVYHAELTVPVLLVHGMHDKFVPVDEDQRMAEILLIAFLKVIDEGSHMVMMECPETVNTLLHEFLLWEPEVTVAERVEAKQATESNK